Sequence from the Actinocatenispora sera genome:
GTCCGGCACCCAGCAGCGCCGACAGCTGCGGCGCGACGGCCACCCGCAGCCCCTGCATGGCGAGCTGCCCGGCCAGCACGTACCGGCCGACCGCGCCGAACACGCCGGCCTCGGACTGCCCGGCGAGCGCCGCGGTGAGCAGCACGCCGACCCACATGCTCGCCGCGTCGATCGCCGCCGACGCCGCCCGGGCGGAGGCGAAACCCCAGAACCGGCGCCAGTCGGTACCGTCCGGTCGAGCGCCACCAGCCCCGCGCAGCGCCGGTACCAGCATCGCGGCACACGCCAGCGCGGCGACCGCCACCGGTACCAGCCAACCGATCGCGGCGGCGACGAGCCCGGCGCCGGCCAGCGCGACGGTGCCGACCAGCACCGGTCGGCTGATCGGCAGCAGCAGGAACTGCACCGCGACGTAGTGCCGGATCGGCCGGACGGCTCGAACCGCCGCCAGCAGTAGGGTCATCGCCACCGCCACCGGCAGCGCCGCGGCGACCAGCCGCAGCAGCAGCACACCGTCGCCGCCGGCGTCCGGCAGCAGCCGCGGCGCGAGCATCCCCGCGGTCGCCGCGACCGCGGTCGCGAGCAGCACCGACGCCAGCAGCGGCGGAACCAGCGCCACGATCAGGATCCGCACCCCGCGGTCGCGCCAGCGGGGCAGCGCCCAGATCAACCCGGTGTCCGCGCCCAGGCAGCACAGCGCGCCCGCGACGGTCACCACGCCGACCAGGGCGAAGAACGCGCCGGACCCGGCGGTACCGAAGCCGCGGGTGACCACGACGGTCAGCAGGAACCCGAACAGCCCGCTGACCGCGGCACCGGCGAGGCCGAGCGCGCCGCTGCGGGCGCTGCGCCGCACGCTCTCCCCGCCGTCCCCCGACGCACCGTTGCCGCCCGCCGGCCGCGTACCGTTGCCGCCCCGGGGATCCGGGACGATCCCGGTCGCGGTGGCCCGGTGCCGGCCGGTCGGCGCGGTCACCGCGACCCCGCCGGTACCGGCAGGCGCGGCGCAACGCGCTCGACCGTGGCCCGGCTCACCCGGGGCGAGGCCGCCGCGGCGATCGCGCCCGCGACGAGGAACAGGACGGACAGGTTCTGGTAGTTCAGGCCGTAGAACGGCAGCTGTACCAGCGCGATCAGCGGCACCGCGGACAGCCACAGCCCGGCGGGGCGCCGCAGCCGCAGCCCGGCCCGTACCGTGACCAGGAACCAGCCCAGGAACACCGCGAGCGCCGGGATCCCGTTGCTGTACAGCACCATCCACAGCTGCCCCTGGGTCCCGACCGGGGCCGGCGCGCTGGTGGTGTCGACAGTGGTGGGCGCACCGAACCCGAGCAGCGGCGAGTCGACGATGCGGTGCAGCACCTCGCCGTACAGGCTGAGCCGGTCGGCGGTGCTGTCGCTGGTCTCGGTGCGCGCGGCGATCAGCGTGTCGATCGGGATGAACCAGGTCAACGCGGCCGCCGCGACGGCCAGAACGGCGATGGTGGCGAGCAGCCGCGGCCGGCCCCGCCGTACCGCCCGCAGCGCCACGAACACCAACCCGATGCCGAGGCTGACGAACATGCCGCGGTTGAGGGTCAGGAACGCCGGCGGCAGCGCCAGCGGTACGGACAGGATCAGCAGCCGCCGCGGCCAGCCCGGCCGGATCGACGTCACGCCCGGCGCGCGAGATCCGGAGACGGCGGCCAGCACCGCCGGCAGCAGCAGGGCGAAGCAGCTGCCCCACAGGTTCGTGTACGGGAACGGCGCGGACGGGCGCAGCGTCGACACCCCGTCGGCGCGCAGCTCAGCGCCGCTGGCGTGCACCATGTCGTGCACGTACGGCGCGGCGGCCAGCCCGTGCGGCAGCAGCCGCTCGACCGGGGTGGCGAGCGACAGGCCGGGGGCGAGCACGCCGACCCAGCCCAGTGCCACCAGCGACGCCCAGAACAGCATCAGCGGCAGCCACAACACCGCCATCCCGCGCTCGCGGGCCAGCGTGTACGCGTAGACACCGACCGCGAGCGCGGTCAGGTAGAACGCCAGCCGCAGCAGCGCCGTGGCCGCCTCGGTGACCCGGTCGACCTCCACCAGGCTCAGCGCCGCGATCGCGCAGAACAGCAGCCAGAGCGGTGCGCCCGTCGGTAGCCGGACCCCGCCGCGGGCCGCGAGCAACCCGGCCAGCAGCAGCCCGAACACCGGCCACACCAGGTAGAACGCGCCGGTCAGCCACCACACCGGTACCAGCCCGAACATCAGCACCAGCGGCCAGGCCGGCAGCGGCGCGGTGCGGGACAGCGCGGCGTACTCAGACACCCCGGCCCCGCGACTGCGCCAGCGCCAGCACCCGCTCCCCCGACACCAGCCCCGCCAGTACCGGCATGGTGGCGGCGATCCGCTTCTCCGCCGGGTTGAGCCGGGCCACGGTGCGCAGCTCGCGCAGCGCCTCCCGGCGCCGGCCCGACGCGGCCAGCGCGAACGCGATCTGGCCACGGATCCGGGCCGTGCCGTGCTTGCTGCGGGCGAACTCCGGGTGCCGGTCGAGCAGGTAGCGCAGCGCCTCGACGATCGTGGTCCAGCGGCCGAAGAAGAACGACCCGCCGTGCCACTCGACCACCACCAGCGGCGCCGGCACCACCGCGATCGGCCCCAGCGCGGCGATCCGCAGCAGCCACTCGTAGTCCTCGGCGTACCCGCCCGGGATGTCCTCGTCGACCGGCCCGGCCGCCGCCACCGTCGAGCGCGGCACCAGCAGGGTCGACGGATGCACCTCCATGATCCGGTCCGCGAGCAGGTCGTCCAGGGTGACCGGCCGGGTCGGGCCGGGGCGGTCCCGGTCGATGCCGGGCCCCGCCAGCCGCACCCCGCAGGTCACCGCGGTACCGTCCGGGTCCGCGCGCAGCGCCTCGACCTGGCGGCGCAGCTTGTCCGGCTGCCAGCAGTCGTCGTCGTCGCAGAACGCCAGCAACTCGCCGGTCGCGGCGTCGCAGCCGGTGTTGCGGCCACCGGGCAGCCCCTTCGTGCGGGCGTTGGCCAGGTGCACCAGCTCCCGGCCCGGCGGCACGTCGACGGCGAGCGGCCGCACCTCGACCCCGTCGTACACGACGAGGCACTGCACGCTGCCGGCGTAGTCCTGGGCGAGCACGGCCCGGACCGCGCGTTCCAGCTTGCCGGGCCGGTCGCAGGTGGCGATGACCACGCTGACCGGCGGCTGCGCCGCCGTCACGGCCGGCCCCGGACCAGCACCACGCCGGACACCGGGCAGCCGGCGGCGGCGAGCCGGTCGGCGGCGCGGCGCAGCTCGGCCAGCCTGGTCCGGTGCGGCACCGCGACCAGGACGGCGGCCGCGTCGGCGAGCATCCGGACCCCGCGGGCGTCGTCGTCCAGCGGCGGCGCGTCGAGCAGTACCAGCCCGGCGTCGTCCGGTGCGGCGCCGGCCGGTCCGACGGCAACGGTGCCCTTGCCGACCGGTACCACCGGGATCGGCCGGGCGGTCAACGCGTCGTCGGAGTCGGGGCGGATGCTGACGATGCGCCGCGGGGTGCCGTTGACAGGCACCCGCACCGCGGCTCGCTCGATGCCACCCTCGGCCAGCCGCATCGCCGGCAGCTGCACCGTGTCGGTCAGGTCCGCGGCGGCCTCGGCCGTGGCGTGGTCGGTACCGGTGCGCTGGCCGGCGGTGGCACGCTGGGCCGCGATCCGTTCCGGCGTCGGGGTGTTCGCATCGGCGGACGGGTCCACCCGCACCGAGTCGCGCGGCCGGCCGGTCGACGCGCCGCGAACCCGGGCGCACAGTTCGGTGCCGGTGCCGACCACGTCGCCGAGGAAGACGTCCCGGCCGAAGCCGGCCAGCGCCACCGCCACGTCGGCGGACAGGTCGGCCCGCCCCTCGTCGTCGCGGGCCGACAGCAGCATCACCGGCCGGCCATCGGCGCCGAGCCGGGCCACCGCGAGCGCCACGTGGTCCACGTCGGCGTGCCGGGCCCGGGCCGGCGTCCGGTTGCCCCGGCGTACCACCCCGAGCAGCGGTGCGGCCGTGGCGATCGGCACGTCCGCGGCGCCGCGGACCCGGCGGTCGGTGGACTCGCGGACGAAGCTCACCGCCGCACCGAGCAGCGCGCCGCCGAGCAGCCCGGCCAGCCCGAACAGCAACGGCCGGTCGTGGTTGGACGGCACCGGAGCCGCCGCCGGGCTGGTCAGCGTGCCCGGGGTCAGGTCGATCGCGGCCACGTCCGCGCGCCGCTCGGTGACGGTACTGATCTGGTCGTTGAGGGCGCGGGTCGTGTCGTTGCCGGTACTGCCGTTCTGGCCGAGATCGCCGTCCCTGCGCGCGGCCTTCTCCGCGCTGTCCAGCTTGCCGTTCAGCTTCTTCAGCGTGGCGTCGTACGCGGCCAGCCGGCGCCGCTGCTGGTCCCGGTAGTCGTCCCGGCGCACCTGCAGGTAGGCGCGAGCGGCGGCGTTGCTGCCGCGGATCGCGTCGGCCGAGCTGTCCGCCACGTACTCGAACCGCAGCACCTGACCGCCCACCGGTACCTCGACCGTGAGCGCGTCGTCGACCGCGGCCCGGCCGCGTCCGGTCGCCTTCGCGACCGCGTCGGCCACCCGGCTGCCGGTGGCGATGCCGGTCTCCACGTTCATGTTGACCGCCCGGTCGGCGCCCGGGCCCGGGTAGCTGAACGGGTCGGTGACCACCGCGCGCACGGTCACCACGGCCGTCGCGGTGTACCTGGCGGGCAGCAGCGTCAGGTAGCCGGCGACCGCGGCGACGCCGAGCAGCGCGCAGGCCAGCACCCAGCGCCACCGCCGCCGCGGTACGGCCAGCAGCTGGGTCAGTGTCATCGTCGGTGCGGCGGCGGAATCGGCGTCGCCGCGGGGGATGTCGCGGGTGCCCAGTCGATCAGACATCGAACCTCTTGACCACCTGTTGCGGGTTTCCGATGACCACGCAGCGCGCCGGCACGTCGGACCGGACCACGCACGCCGCGCCGACGACGCTGTCGGCTGCAATGGACACGCCCTTGAGCACCATCGCGTTGCTGCCGATCCACACGTTGTCGCCGATCGAGATCGGCGCCTTCGTCGACGCGTCCGGCGGATCGTGCCGGCGGGCCGGGTCGACGTGGTGGAAGTCGTTGTCCACGATCTGGCAGTCGGACAGCAGGCAGCGGGCGCCGACCGTCACGGTGCTCCAGCAACCGATCCAGCTGTCGTTGAGCAGGGTGTCGGGCCCGACCGTGATCCGCCCGGTACCGGCGAAGCGGACGTGCTTGTTGATCCGGCACCGGTCGCCGATGGTGACCGTCACCCCGCGGCGCAGCCGGATCCGGCCGCGGATCTGCACCCCGGCGCCGATCGTCAGGCGCCGGTAGCGCAGCCGGTACCAGGCACGGCGGGCCGCGTACAGCGCGCGCACCGCGCCCGGTGCCCGGGCCGCCAGCGCGTACCGCTCCGGCGGGTTGACGGTGACCGGCGCCGCGCCGGTGTCGGCTCTCATCGGGTCGCGAAGAACAGCGTCTGGTTCGACCAGGTCAGCCCGCCACCGGCGGTCGCCACCGTGGTTGCCGCGCTGCCGTCCACCGTCGTGGCGGCGGTCGGGTCGAACGGCACCGAGCGCAGCGTCCCGTCGGTGTAGCCGTAGACGATGTTGCCGTCGACGTAGGTCATCCCGCGCACCTTGCTCCAGGCGACCCCGGTGGTCGGCACGCTCAGGTAGGTGCAGCCGACGACGTAGCTGTCCGGCTCCAGGTACCGGTAGTAGAGCGTGTCGGCGTTGCTGACCGTGTAGTACATCCGGCCGTCGAGCAGGAAGGCGCCGTTCATGTTGGCGGCCTGGAACCAGTCGTCGTACCCGTTGGTCCAGGGCGCGCCGACGGTGCCGTTGAAGGTGGAGAACTGCAGCTGGTTGGCGGCGCCGGAGCGGGCCCAGTAGAGCTTGTTGCCGACCGAGAACGCGGCGCGCGCACCGACCAGGTTCGGCTGGCTGGTGCTGGTCGGCGTGCCGAGCGTGCCCGCGTCGTACGGCACCCGGGTCAGCGCGCCGTCGCCGGCGCCGAGGTACAGGTACCCGGTGTCGCCGGTGGGGCCGTTGTCGGTGCTGGTGGCGCGACCACCGGCGGTCGGGAACATGCCGAGCCGGCCGTGGTACTCGTTGCCCATCCCGTCGGAGTTCTGCCCGAAGTAGACGCCGTCCGGGCCGCGCCACAGCACCGGCACGTTCGAGCCCCAGGCGGTGGCACCGGACGGCAGGCTGCTGCCGGCGCTGCGCCGCGGGTTCCAGTTCAGCGGCAGGCCGTTGACCGGGTCGAGCGCGGCGATACCGAGCCGGTCGACCGCGCCATCGCCGGCGGCGTCGTTGCCGTTGGCGTTGTTGACCCAGCGGAAGTGGCCGGCCGCGTAGATGACGCCGTCGACGGCGAGGATCGAGGTGACCGAGTCGGTACCGGTGCGGTCCACCCAGGTGTGCTCGATGCCGCTGCCCCGGGTGCCTGTCTCCCACCGGCTCACCGAGTCGCAGTCACCCGTGCTGCCGCGCCCGCCGTTGGCGCTGACCACGAAGTAGCTGCCGTCGTCGGAGAAGTCGACACCGGTCACGTAGCTGTCGAACGAGCCGCTGTAGCAGGGATCGACGAACCGCTGCGTGGACCAGTCGGCGAGCTGCGGGGTGCCGGTCAGGTCGATCATCGCGAGCTGGTTGCGGGCCTGCCCGTTCACCTGGGTGAAGTTGCCGCCCACCACCAGCGTGTTGCCGTCCGGCGACACCGCCATCGTCCACACGTACTCCGAGCCGGACCTCGGCACGCTCGCGTCCACCTGG
This genomic interval carries:
- a CDS encoding O-antigen ligase family protein; its protein translation is MSEYAALSRTAPLPAWPLVLMFGLVPVWWLTGAFYLVWPVFGLLLAGLLAARGGVRLPTGAPLWLLFCAIAALSLVEVDRVTEAATALLRLAFYLTALAVGVYAYTLARERGMAVLWLPLMLFWASLVALGWVGVLAPGLSLATPVERLLPHGLAAAPYVHDMVHASGAELRADGVSTLRPSAPFPYTNLWGSCFALLLPAVLAAVSGSRAPGVTSIRPGWPRRLLILSVPLALPPAFLTLNRGMFVSLGIGLVFVALRAVRRGRPRLLATIAVLAVAAAALTWFIPIDTLIAARTETSDSTADRLSLYGEVLHRIVDSPLLGFGAPTTVDTTSAPAPVGTQGQLWMVLYSNGIPALAVFLGWFLVTVRAGLRLRRPAGLWLSAVPLIALVQLPFYGLNYQNLSVLFLVAGAIAAAASPRVSRATVERVAPRLPVPAGSR
- a CDS encoding glycosyltransferase family 2 protein, coding for MTAAQPPVSVVIATCDRPGKLERAVRAVLAQDYAGSVQCLVVYDGVEVRPLAVDVPPGRELVHLANARTKGLPGGRNTGCDAATGELLAFCDDDDCWQPDKLRRQVEALRADPDGTAVTCGVRLAGPGIDRDRPGPTRPVTLDDLLADRIMEVHPSTLLVPRSTVAAAGPVDEDIPGGYAEDYEWLLRIAALGPIAVVPAPLVVVEWHGGSFFFGRWTTIVEALRYLLDRHPEFARSKHGTARIRGQIAFALAASGRRREALRELRTVARLNPAEKRIAATMPVLAGLVSGERVLALAQSRGRGV
- a CDS encoding Wzz/FepE/Etk N-terminal domain-containing protein, with translation MSDRLGTRDIPRGDADSAAAPTMTLTQLLAVPRRRWRWVLACALLGVAAVAGYLTLLPARYTATAVVTVRAVVTDPFSYPGPGADRAVNMNVETGIATGSRVADAVAKATGRGRAAVDDALTVEVPVGGQVLRFEYVADSSADAIRGSNAAARAYLQVRRDDYRDQQRRRLAAYDATLKKLNGKLDSAEKAARRDGDLGQNGSTGNDTTRALNDQISTVTERRADVAAIDLTPGTLTSPAAAPVPSNHDRPLLFGLAGLLGGALLGAAVSFVRESTDRRVRGAADVPIATAAPLLGVVRRGNRTPARARHADVDHVALAVARLGADGRPVMLLSARDDEGRADLSADVAVALAGFGRDVFLGDVVGTGTELCARVRGASTGRPRDSVRVDPSADANTPTPERIAAQRATAGQRTGTDHATAEAAADLTDTVQLPAMRLAEGGIERAAVRVPVNGTPRRIVSIRPDSDDALTARPIPVVPVGKGTVAVGPAGAAPDDAGLVLLDAPPLDDDARGVRMLADAAAVLVAVPHRTRLAELRRAADRLAAAGCPVSGVVLVRGRP
- a CDS encoding acyltransferase, producing the protein MRADTGAAPVTVNPPERYALAARAPGAVRALYAARRAWYRLRYRRLTIGAGVQIRGRIRLRRGVTVTIGDRCRINKHVRFAGTGRITVGPDTLLNDSWIGCWSTVTVGARCLLSDCQIVDNDFHHVDPARRHDPPDASTKAPISIGDNVWIGSNAMVLKGVSIAADSVVGAACVVRSDVPARCVVIGNPQQVVKRFDV